A region of Desulfolithobacter dissulfuricans DNA encodes the following proteins:
- a CDS encoding efflux RND transporter periplasmic adaptor subunit, whose protein sequence is MTDTSVNSTEPVAPDTPTPRRHILQKILAFCVIIGLLTAGFMASRYILHSRPAIKRELPGKMQLPVQVRPLYRMDAQPLIQAMGTVIPARELAVMPQVTGIVQAVHPNLVPGGRVQAGDILVTLDDRDYQLTLERSTHNLEKVRMDLRLEEGSQAVARREFELIREYDSPALTKAPADLALRKPQLNKARAALAAAETEVARARLDLERTRIRAPFNSVVRERNVTVGSLVSPQTTVAILAATDAFWVRLAVPHSALEAIDLPDGNEPGAPVELRDATDPDGPPIPGRILRLLGDIDPAGIMARLVVEVAAPLQRTPPLLLEQPVKASITGRILKNCFRLPRTAVRLDNTVLLADPDDRLIIRHLEPVWKDADWIYVQDGLNEGDRLIVSPVAAPVAGMPLSIIPEKPAPRTNG, encoded by the coding sequence ATGACCGATACATCCGTTAACAGCACAGAGCCGGTTGCGCCGGATACCCCGACGCCCAGGCGCCATATCCTCCAGAAAATTCTGGCGTTTTGCGTTATCATCGGCCTGCTTACCGCCGGTTTTATGGCATCCAGATACATTCTTCACTCCCGGCCTGCCATAAAGCGGGAACTTCCCGGCAAAATGCAGCTTCCTGTACAGGTACGACCCCTGTACAGGATGGATGCGCAGCCGCTTATCCAGGCCATGGGCACGGTCATTCCTGCCAGGGAACTGGCAGTGATGCCCCAGGTCACTGGTATTGTCCAGGCTGTGCATCCCAACCTGGTACCGGGCGGCAGGGTTCAGGCCGGCGATATTCTCGTGACCCTTGATGACCGCGATTACCAGCTGACCCTGGAACGGAGCACCCATAACCTGGAAAAGGTTCGCATGGACCTGCGCCTGGAAGAAGGGAGCCAGGCGGTTGCCAGACGGGAATTCGAACTTATCCGGGAATACGATTCTCCTGCCTTGACCAAGGCACCCGCGGATCTGGCCCTCCGCAAACCGCAGCTCAACAAGGCCCGGGCTGCCCTGGCCGCGGCCGAGACCGAGGTGGCCCGGGCCCGGCTGGACCTGGAGCGGACCCGGATCAGGGCGCCGTTCAACTCCGTGGTCCGGGAACGAAATGTGACCGTGGGCAGTTTGGTCTCACCCCAGACCACCGTGGCCATCCTGGCTGCCACCGATGCATTCTGGGTCAGGCTGGCAGTGCCGCATTCGGCACTTGAGGCCATCGATCTACCTGATGGCAACGAACCCGGCGCACCTGTAGAATTACGGGATGCCACCGACCCCGATGGACCGCCAATTCCTGGACGCATCCTCAGGCTACTGGGCGACATTGATCCGGCAGGAATCATGGCCAGACTGGTGGTGGAAGTTGCCGCCCCCCTGCAACGCACCCCGCCCCTGCTGCTCGAACAACCGGTCAAGGCGTCGATCACCGGCAGGATCCTGAAAAACTGTTTCCGCCTGCCCAGAACCGCTGTCCGCCTCGACAACACGGTACTGCTCGCCGACCCGGACGACCGGCTCATCATCCGCCATCTCGAACCGGTCTGGAAGGATGCAGACTGGATTTATGTACAGGATGGCCTGAACGAGGGTGATCGGTTGATTGTTTCGCCGGTGGCCGCCCCTGTGGCCGGCATGCCTCTTTCCATTATCCCGGAGAAACCCGCTCCCCGTACCAATGGCTGA
- a CDS encoding LssY C-terminal domain-containing protein → MPGKLAFHRPRPDEAVLLESSYFFPSGHATMAVAFYGFLGYLLIRSAKQWKIRVNLFFLTCIPILLIGLSRIVLGVHYLSDVWSGYLVGTLWLIIGISLSEWLTARGRLDWQYRTEPGRRWLALGLGVAAAIWYLAFAILARDSEALLSSLREAGWYAADKVNLENMIRLVKQGMDCATAPLAPAFWNGRINDFALERPIQRGNSKVVATIRLWQTSYRMAGSQILVGIARGYDGIQWGLLHHILPDVDAAADLFIEALKNGRKGRRSCRLPLVEPVIGRYLMGGRFFARGELWPLPCLRQHDQQ, encoded by the coding sequence GTGCCTGGCAAGCTCGCCTTTCATCGGCCGCGACCGGATGAGGCCGTCCTGCTCGAATCGTCCTATTTTTTTCCCAGCGGTCACGCCACTATGGCGGTAGCCTTTTACGGCTTCCTGGGTTATCTGTTGATCCGTTCCGCCAAGCAGTGGAAGATCCGGGTCAATCTGTTTTTTCTGACCTGCATCCCGATTCTGTTGATCGGCCTGAGCCGCATCGTTCTGGGTGTGCACTATCTGAGTGACGTCTGGTCCGGCTATCTGGTCGGGACGCTATGGCTGATTATCGGGATCAGCCTGAGCGAATGGCTGACTGCCAGAGGTCGGCTTGACTGGCAGTACCGGACCGAACCTGGAAGGCGCTGGTTGGCGCTCGGACTGGGCGTTGCCGCGGCGATCTGGTATCTTGCCTTCGCTATATTGGCAAGAGATTCCGAAGCGCTGTTGTCCAGCCTGCGGGAGGCCGGCTGGTACGCCGCCGACAAAGTCAACCTGGAAAACATGATACGGCTGGTAAAACAGGGCATGGATTGTGCCACCGCGCCGCTGGCGCCGGCCTTTTGGAACGGGCGCATCAATGATTTTGCCCTGGAAAGACCCATACAGCGCGGAAACAGCAAGGTTGTCGCCACTATCCGGCTCTGGCAGACATCGTATCGAATGGCCGGGAGTCAGATACTCGTGGGTATAGCCAGGGGATATGATGGCATCCAGTGGGGATTGCTGCATCATATCCTGCCCGATGTCGATGCCGCTGCCGATCTGTTTATCGAAGCACTGAAAAATGGCAGGAAGGGACGACGCAGCTGCCGGTTACCCCTGGTAGAGCCGGTGATAGGCAGGTATTTGATGGGCGGCCGTTTTTTCGCCCGCGGGGAGTTGTGGCCGTTGCCGTGTTTGCGCCAGCACGACCAGCAATGA
- a CDS encoding efflux transporter outer membrane subunit — translation MPVFRPISLIFLCLILTTGCQDRRPVPLEPLIESLPEHFSRSGGNHPPGSPWWTDFKSPELARFIQAGLAENLDLQGAWARLNQAKALAKAAQSPLYPELQASAGAARNQGRDQTGDTWTSDSFSLGLTAGYEVDLWGRVRADVARGRLDIQAGRAEMDAMALSLSGRIGELWIDLLAVLQQEELFERQLNVNRQLLEATRLRFAAGQASARDIFLQSRNIRSVAGAQIALQGRKELLQSQLALLMGQPPGNKPELEQKQFPDTPPIPDPGLPADLLSRRPDVRAAALRLQSASLSNVAARAERLPQLRLNTSLNLNSQAIHALLDSWLLNLAADLTAPLFDGSRRQAEVERTRALIDEQLAAYRGTVLKAIREVEDALSREHELNQTVLNLEAQIQLSDMTGKETVWRYLNGREDVLSVLRAQTDTLNLSRELIKVRADLLKTRITLYKALGGTWTDSLNDRTGRN, via the coding sequence ATGCCTGTCTTTCGGCCTATCTCTCTGATTTTCCTCTGCCTGATTCTGACCACCGGTTGCCAGGACCGCAGACCGGTTCCGCTGGAGCCACTGATAGAATCCCTGCCTGAACATTTTTCCCGTTCCGGCGGCAACCACCCGCCGGGCTCTCCCTGGTGGACGGATTTCAAAAGCCCGGAGCTTGCCCGTTTCATCCAGGCCGGACTGGCCGAAAATCTCGACCTCCAGGGTGCCTGGGCCCGGCTGAACCAGGCAAAAGCCCTTGCCAAAGCTGCACAATCACCCCTGTATCCCGAACTGCAGGCGTCGGCAGGCGCGGCCCGGAACCAGGGAAGGGATCAGACCGGAGACACCTGGACTTCGGATTCTTTTTCCCTGGGACTTACCGCAGGATATGAAGTTGATCTGTGGGGACGGGTACGGGCCGACGTGGCCCGGGGCCGGCTGGACATCCAGGCCGGCCGGGCCGAGATGGATGCCATGGCCCTCAGCCTGAGCGGCCGGATCGGTGAGCTGTGGATTGACCTGCTTGCAGTGCTGCAGCAGGAGGAGCTTTTTGAAAGACAGCTGAATGTCAACCGGCAGCTGCTCGAGGCAACCAGACTGCGCTTTGCCGCGGGTCAGGCATCGGCCCGGGATATCTTCCTGCAGAGCCGGAACATCAGATCCGTTGCCGGAGCACAGATCGCCCTGCAAGGCAGAAAAGAACTCCTCCAAAGTCAACTGGCCCTGCTCATGGGGCAACCGCCCGGCAACAAACCGGAGCTTGAACAGAAACAGTTTCCTGATACCCCGCCCATCCCGGATCCAGGCCTCCCGGCTGATCTTCTTTCCCGGCGTCCCGACGTGCGAGCGGCAGCGTTGCGTCTGCAAAGTGCGTCCTTAAGTAATGTTGCCGCCAGGGCCGAGCGGTTGCCGCAGCTGCGACTCAACACCTCCCTGAACCTGAATTCCCAGGCCATTCATGCCCTGCTTGACTCCTGGCTCCTCAACCTGGCGGCCGACCTTACGGCCCCCCTCTTTGATGGTTCCCGGCGCCAGGCCGAAGTGGAGAGAACCAGAGCCTTGATCGATGAACAGCTTGCCGCCTACCGGGGCACCGTGCTGAAGGCAATCCGGGAAGTGGAAGATGCGCTGAGCAGGGAACATGAGCTCAACCAGACCGTGCTGAACCTTGAAGCACAGATACAACTCTCGGATATGACCGGCAAAGAAACTGTCTGGCGCTATCTCAACGGCCGGGAAGATGTGCTGTCCGTGCTGCGGGCGCAGACAGACACCCTCAACCTGAGCCGTGAGCTGATCAAGGTCCGGGCCGACCTGCTCAAAACACGCATCACCCTGTACAAAGCCCTGGGCGGCACATGGACAGACAGCCTGAACGATAGGACCGGCCGTAATTGA
- a CDS encoding dihydropteroate synthase produces the protein MAMTVKAIAESINIMGKRSGGAMKERNPGPIQEMAREETDAGASYLDLNIGPARKDGTDLMPWVVETVQEAVDTPLCLDTTNTDAMAAGFKVVKNKTQAIMNSISVQPERMEALIPVAAEAGCDVIALLWGPDGMPRDSNERAAMAVDLMMALNEAGIPNEKILFDPIGTPITLGADQIASGLEFMMMLPDIAPGAGSTVGLSNVSNGVAEHLRKYLDRTYLIMLMKYGITTAIVNSYDEELMAICRGERQELVDLVHGMMDGNDPDPSTLEGTALEHYKTYKALSGQTVFSESWLEL, from the coding sequence ATGGCAATGACGGTTAAGGCTATTGCAGAAAGTATCAATATCATGGGCAAGAGAAGCGGTGGAGCCATGAAGGAACGTAATCCCGGCCCCATTCAGGAGATGGCCAGGGAGGAGACCGATGCCGGTGCCAGCTATCTTGACCTCAATATCGGACCGGCCCGCAAGGACGGCACCGATCTGATGCCGTGGGTGGTGGAGACGGTCCAGGAAGCAGTCGATACGCCGCTCTGCCTCGACACCACCAATACCGATGCCATGGCTGCAGGTTTCAAGGTGGTCAAGAACAAGACCCAGGCCATCATGAACTCCATCTCGGTCCAGCCCGAGCGGATGGAGGCCCTGATTCCGGTGGCCGCCGAGGCCGGTTGCGACGTCATTGCCCTGCTCTGGGGACCCGATGGCATGCCCCGCGATTCCAACGAGCGCGCCGCCATGGCTGTGGACCTGATGATGGCCCTCAACGAGGCCGGTATCCCCAATGAGAAGATCCTCTTTGATCCCATCGGCACGCCCATTACCCTGGGTGCTGACCAGATCGCCTCCGGGCTCGAGTTCATGATGATGCTTCCCGACATTGCCCCGGGTGCCGGATCCACGGTCGGACTCTCCAATGTATCCAACGGTGTGGCCGAGCATCTGCGCAAGTACCTGGACCGGACCTACCTGATCATGCTGATGAAGTATGGTATCACCACCGCCATTGTCAACTCCTATGACGAGGAGCTGATGGCCATCTGCCGCGGAGAGCGTCAGGAACTGGTGGACCTGGTCCATGGCATGATGGACGGTAACGATCCGGATCCGTCCACCCTGGAGGGTACAGCCCTTGAGCATTACAAGACCTACAAGGCCCTGTCCGGCCAGACCGTGTTCTCCGAGTCGTGGCTTGAGCTGTAA
- a CDS encoding type I restriction enzyme HsdR N-terminal domain-containing protein yields MNDIPGHHLVYGTLTDYLTGEELTDTDDERFRQQLARFMVEEKGYEPGELEPRLCLETVFNKTYVKSTIDLTIRLDGKRVMILRYGPGSLVTRERSAVAAARLLEPACRIPLAVVTNGRDAELLDTATGGVLARGMEGIPTRDQLLAMLPELLFEPFTDPKRREKEERILNAFDLQVCCRGMSCPTPQAGK; encoded by the coding sequence ATGAACGATATTCCCGGCCATCATCTTGTATATGGGACCCTTACCGATTATCTGACCGGGGAGGAGTTGACCGATACCGATGATGAACGGTTCCGGCAGCAGCTGGCCCGGTTCATGGTCGAGGAAAAGGGCTATGAACCAGGCGAGCTGGAGCCACGGTTGTGTCTGGAGACGGTCTTTAACAAGACCTATGTCAAATCGACCATTGATCTGACGATTCGGCTTGACGGGAAAAGGGTCATGATTCTGCGCTATGGACCGGGCTCCCTGGTCACCCGGGAACGCTCTGCCGTGGCGGCGGCCCGGCTGCTGGAGCCGGCCTGCCGGATACCGCTGGCGGTGGTGACAAACGGTCGCGATGCCGAGCTCCTGGACACGGCCACCGGTGGTGTGCTGGCCAGGGGCATGGAAGGGATTCCGACCCGGGATCAATTGCTGGCCATGCTGCCGGAGCTGCTTTTTGAACCCTTTACCGATCCGAAGCGGCGGGAAAAGGAAGAGCGGATCCTCAATGCCTTTGACCTGCAGGTCTGCTGCCGGGGCATGTCCTGTCCGACACCGCAGGCCGGGAAATGA
- a CDS encoding class II 3-deoxy-7-phosphoheptulonate synthase: protein MTEKTDWTKSSWRNFTALQQPNWPDEAKVDEVLQTISNLPPLVFAGEIRDLKLQLAKASAGEAFLLQGGDCSEEFARCTAPNIRETLKVLLQMAVILTYAGGKPVVKVGRIAGQYAKPRSSDTEMVNGMEIPSYRGDMVNSVEPTPEARIPNPENMLKGYYLAASTLNLLRAFTRGGFAALHRVQAWNQEFVKQSPMGRSYERLAKQISQAINFMQTIGIPTDTPQFRQAQFFTSHEALLLGYEEALTREDSTTGGWYDCSAHMLWIGDRTRQIDGAHIEFLRGVLNPVGMKVGPRHDIDEILAIIEKLNPDNEPGRMTLITRFGAREIEKYLPPLLRAIKKEGINVVWSCDPMHANIRKTRSGHKTRSFDDILSELRCFFELHWAEGTVPGGVHFELTGDDVTECTGGARQLLDDQLGENYLTTCDPRLNAEQSLEMAFQIAEMIRS from the coding sequence ATGACAGAGAAAACTGACTGGACTAAATCAAGCTGGCGCAACTTCACCGCCCTGCAGCAGCCCAACTGGCCCGACGAGGCCAAGGTGGACGAGGTGCTGCAGACCATCTCCAACCTGCCGCCGCTGGTCTTTGCCGGCGAGATCCGCGATCTGAAGCTGCAGTTGGCCAAGGCCTCGGCCGGTGAGGCGTTTCTGCTCCAGGGGGGCGACTGTTCCGAAGAGTTTGCCCGCTGTACGGCGCCCAATATCCGCGAGACCTTGAAGGTGCTTCTGCAGATGGCCGTTATTCTGACCTATGCCGGCGGCAAGCCGGTGGTCAAGGTGGGGCGTATCGCCGGGCAGTATGCCAAGCCGCGCTCCAGCGACACCGAGATGGTCAACGGCATGGAGATCCCCTCCTACCGGGGTGACATGGTCAACTCGGTGGAGCCGACCCCCGAGGCCCGGATTCCCAACCCGGAAAACATGCTCAAGGGCTACTACCTGGCCGCCTCGACACTGAATCTGCTGCGGGCTTTTACCCGGGGAGGTTTCGCCGCCCTGCACAGGGTCCAGGCCTGGAACCAGGAGTTTGTCAAACAGTCGCCCATGGGCCGTTCCTACGAGCGGCTGGCCAAACAGATCAGCCAGGCCATCAACTTCATGCAGACCATCGGTATCCCCACCGACACCCCGCAGTTTCGCCAGGCCCAGTTTTTCACCTCCCACGAGGCCCTGCTGCTGGGCTACGAGGAGGCCCTTACCAGGGAAGACTCCACCACCGGCGGCTGGTACGACTGCTCTGCCCACATGCTGTGGATCGGCGACCGGACCAGGCAGATCGACGGGGCCCACATCGAGTTTCTCCGCGGGGTCCTCAATCCCGTCGGCATGAAGGTCGGACCCAGGCATGATATCGACGAGATCCTGGCCATCATCGAAAAGCTCAATCCGGACAACGAGCCCGGGCGCATGACACTTATCACCCGTTTCGGTGCCAGGGAGATCGAAAAGTATCTGCCGCCGCTCCTGCGGGCCATCAAGAAGGAGGGGATCAATGTGGTTTGGAGCTGCGATCCCATGCACGCCAACATCCGCAAAACCAGGTCGGGCCATAAGACCCGGAGTTTTGACGATATCCTCTCCGAGCTGCGCTGTTTCTTCGAGCTCCACTGGGCCGAGGGCACGGTTCCCGGCGGGGTCCATTTCGAGCTGACCGGTGACGATGTCACCGAGTGCACCGGTGGTGCCCGCCAGCTCCTGGATGACCAGCTGGGCGAGAACTATCTCACCACCTGTGATCCGCGTCTCAATGCGGAGCAGTCCCTGGAGATGGCCTTCCAGATCGCGGAAATGATCCGCAGCTGA
- a CDS encoding EAL domain-containing protein, with protein MESNHRKPVNLFLILALVVCVFLAAKIYAEYRHISMLEEEIHLDSARGLRDLLLAYQETYQKIVLDSKLPLDDQVLPFVPAIGTRHISEKFNQWTGHEISVSMVSDHPRNPANMAKGYELEAIDYFRRNPEADELYKTLPGPADAREDEGDDGVFFYAAPLRAKAMCMPCHGRKEDAPAVVGQKYTAGFNYRQGDLLGITAITIMRHKARDELVRGFFLQAAGSTLLLGLLAMGAAAILLCQIRRRDKEYTSALQEEVDRKTAELRDKVNLLEEYRKVLDESAIVSKSDLEGNITYVNDKLCETTGYSREELLGKPHSILRHPDVPKKVFADMWKTIQSGRVWRGVFPNRCKDGSTSWNSATICPIFDVNGNIVEYIGARVNVNELIEKRQQLQRLLTIDSLTGLPNRHNLIQDVSMMDRPSLLMVDIHDFSDINDFYGIEVGDKVVRELAARVGQVVEKHPDLVMYRFYGDQLAILHQGYCRPEDLEQLCYRIMEAVSGQPFSVDGHEITVQVTCGIAYRQKNPLIEADIALKQAKRKRSFVEIIEESGDIKKELAKNYSWGRKLQEALHEGRIVPYYQGIVEARTCKISKYECLVRLIERDGTVVSPYFFLDIAKKARIYPKITRAVIDHAANVFARNEFDFSINLSSEDIMDISVVEYIREKLLDTPLARRVIFEILETEGMENFEQIKEFIHEVKRFGSRIAIDDFGTGYSNYERLLNLHVDFLKIDGSIIRRICEDEVSATIAQTIVMVAREIRIQTVAEFVFDEKTARVAREMGIDYLQGFYFSEPLPAIDILSG; from the coding sequence ATGGAGAGCAACCACCGCAAACCCGTCAATCTCTTTCTGATCCTTGCCCTTGTTGTCTGTGTCTTCCTGGCGGCCAAGATCTACGCCGAGTATCGCCACATCAGCATGCTGGAAGAAGAAATTCATCTGGACAGCGCCCGGGGCTTACGTGATCTGCTCCTTGCCTACCAGGAGACCTATCAAAAGATCGTTCTCGACTCCAAACTGCCGCTGGATGACCAGGTACTGCCGTTTGTCCCGGCGATCGGCACCCGGCATATCTCCGAAAAGTTCAACCAGTGGACCGGGCACGAGATAAGCGTGTCCATGGTCAGTGACCATCCCCGCAACCCGGCCAACATGGCCAAGGGATATGAACTTGAGGCCATCGATTATTTTCGCCGTAATCCAGAGGCCGACGAGCTGTACAAAACCCTTCCTGGGCCGGCTGATGCCAGGGAGGACGAGGGGGATGATGGCGTGTTTTTTTACGCGGCTCCGCTCCGGGCAAAGGCCATGTGCATGCCGTGTCACGGCAGAAAAGAGGATGCTCCGGCTGTTGTCGGGCAGAAATACACCGCCGGTTTCAACTACAGGCAAGGAGATCTGCTCGGCATCACCGCCATTACCATCATGCGCCATAAGGCCCGGGACGAGCTGGTCCGGGGATTTTTCCTGCAGGCCGCCGGTTCGACCCTGCTGCTTGGCCTGCTGGCCATGGGCGCGGCTGCCATTCTCCTGTGCCAGATCCGCCGCAGGGACAAGGAGTATACCAGCGCCCTCCAGGAGGAAGTGGACAGGAAGACCGCTGAGCTCAGGGACAAGGTCAATCTTCTTGAGGAGTACAGGAAGGTTCTCGATGAAAGCGCCATTGTTTCGAAAAGCGACCTTGAAGGCAATATCACCTATGTCAACGACAAGTTGTGCGAGACGACCGGCTACAGCCGCGAGGAGCTGCTTGGCAAACCCCATTCCATTCTCCGGCATCCCGATGTACCGAAGAAGGTCTTTGCCGACATGTGGAAGACCATCCAGAGCGGCCGGGTGTGGAGGGGTGTGTTTCCCAACCGGTGCAAGGACGGCTCCACCAGCTGGAATTCCGCCACTATCTGCCCGATTTTCGACGTGAACGGCAATATCGTCGAATATATCGGCGCCCGGGTCAATGTCAACGAACTGATCGAGAAACGGCAGCAACTGCAGCGGCTGCTGACCATTGACAGCCTCACCGGCCTGCCCAATCGCCATAACCTGATTCAGGATGTGTCCATGATGGACCGGCCGTCCCTGCTCATGGTCGATATCCATGACTTCAGCGATATCAATGATTTTTACGGAATTGAAGTGGGAGACAAGGTGGTCAGGGAACTGGCTGCCCGGGTCGGCCAGGTGGTGGAGAAGCATCCCGATCTGGTTATGTACCGGTTCTATGGGGATCAGCTGGCCATTCTCCACCAGGGCTATTGCCGGCCCGAAGATCTGGAGCAGCTTTGCTACCGGATCATGGAGGCGGTCAGTGGCCAGCCTTTTTCGGTCGATGGCCACGAGATCACGGTCCAGGTCACCTGCGGTATAGCCTATCGGCAGAAGAATCCGCTCATCGAGGCCGATATCGCCCTCAAGCAGGCCAAGCGCAAGCGGAGTTTCGTCGAGATCATCGAGGAGAGCGGTGATATCAAGAAGGAGCTGGCCAAGAACTATTCATGGGGCCGCAAACTGCAGGAAGCCCTGCATGAGGGCAGGATCGTGCCCTATTACCAAGGTATCGTCGAAGCCCGTACCTGCAAAATCAGCAAGTACGAATGTCTTGTCCGGCTCATAGAGCGCGACGGGACCGTGGTGTCACCCTATTTCTTCCTCGATATCGCCAAGAAGGCCCGTATCTATCCCAAGATTACCCGGGCGGTCATCGATCATGCGGCCAATGTCTTTGCCCGCAACGAGTTTGATTTTTCCATCAACCTGTCCAGTGAAGACATCATGGACATCTCGGTGGTGGAGTATATCCGGGAAAAACTGCTCGATACGCCGCTTGCCAGGCGGGTGATCTTTGAGATCCTGGAAACCGAAGGAATGGAGAATTTCGAACAGATCAAGGAGTTTATCCATGAAGTCAAGCGGTTCGGCAGCCGAATCGCCATTGATGATTTCGGCACCGGCTATTCCAATTACGAGCGGCTCCTCAATCTGCACGTGGATTTCCTCAAGATCGACGGTTCCATTATCCGAAGGATATGTGAAGACGAGGTTTCGGCGACCATAGCCCAGACCATTGTCATGGTGGCCAGGGAGATCAGAATTCAGACAGTGGCGGAATTTGTCTTTGACGAGAAGACAGCCAGGGTCGCCCGGGAAATGGGCATTGACTACCTGCAGGGATTCTACTTCAGCGAGCCGCTGCCCGCCATTGACATCCTCTCCGGCTGA
- a CDS encoding PTS sugar transporter subunit IIA yields the protein MLEIQEQCVLLDLEATSKEGVLRELTAAVQEWCPGVDQATLLDILLEREHVGSTGVGNGVAIPHGKVPDLDDILLCFGSSRSGISFDAVDNQPVYLFVMILSPETMAEEYLRTLGQVSRLLKNPETRSRLMRAEDCRAIQQIFSQDLRER from the coding sequence ATGCTGGAGATACAGGAACAATGCGTGCTCCTCGACCTTGAGGCCACCAGCAAGGAAGGAGTGCTCCGGGAGCTGACCGCTGCCGTGCAGGAGTGGTGCCCCGGTGTCGATCAGGCAACCCTGCTGGATATTCTGCTGGAGCGGGAACATGTGGGATCCACGGGCGTGGGTAACGGGGTGGCCATTCCCCATGGCAAGGTACCGGACCTGGACGACATCCTGCTCTGCTTCGGCAGCAGCCGCAGTGGTATCAGCTTCGATGCGGTGGACAACCAGCCGGTCTACCTCTTTGTGATGATTCTGTCGCCGGAAACCATGGCCGAGGAGTATCTGCGGACCCTGGGCCAGGTCAGCAGGCTGCTGAAAAACCCGGAGACCCGCAGCCGACTCATGCGGGCCGAGGACTGCCGGGCCATACAACAGATCTTCTCGCAGGACTTGCGGGAACGCTGA
- the rpoN gene encoding RNA polymerase factor sigma-54, translated as MVLELRQQLKLAQKLVMTPQLRQAIKLLQLNRMELTDALQAEIEQNPLLEEALDVEEKVQNPEALSAEEVKEVPESVVTEQVAGDNPATVAEINWEDYANNFDTADFSFARETPPADAPSQFDFISAKPGLEAHLQWQLTHLDLTEKDMEIAQFIIGSLNHHGFLEADIEDICRYAHCDEETAQGVLNLIQHLDPPGVAARDIRESLLLQLEYEDYEEDDLPCVIVRDHLNLLQTRNYSVLARKVGQPVRKVEAAVKVITRLTPYPGNEFANDQTNYVVPDVYVYKIDDEFVIQLNDEGLPHLQLSAEYQKLLAEKKALNAESRGYLREKKRNAEWFIKSIQQRQRTIYKVMESLLRFQRDFFEKGPGHLKPLILRDVAEDIGMHESTVSRVTSNKYAHTPQGIYELKYFFSTAVSTTNGDTVAAESIKNRIRQLIQNEDPAKPLSDNKISQLLAEEGIKVARRTVAKYRDQLKILPVKHRRKARTG; from the coding sequence ATGGTACTCGAGCTCAGACAGCAACTCAAACTCGCCCAGAAACTGGTCATGACGCCCCAGTTGCGCCAGGCCATCAAGCTGCTGCAGCTCAACCGCATGGAACTGACCGATGCTCTGCAGGCGGAAATTGAACAGAACCCGCTGCTGGAAGAGGCCCTGGACGTTGAGGAGAAGGTACAGAACCCCGAGGCCCTTTCGGCCGAGGAGGTCAAGGAGGTGCCCGAGTCCGTGGTCACCGAACAGGTGGCCGGTGACAATCCGGCCACGGTGGCGGAGATCAACTGGGAAGACTATGCCAACAACTTCGATACCGCTGATTTTTCCTTTGCCCGCGAAACCCCGCCGGCCGATGCCCCGTCCCAGTTCGACTTCATCTCCGCCAAGCCAGGCCTGGAGGCCCATCTGCAGTGGCAGCTCACCCACCTGGATCTGACGGAAAAGGACATGGAGATCGCCCAGTTCATCATCGGCAGTCTCAACCACCACGGCTTCCTGGAAGCCGACATCGAGGACATCTGCCGCTACGCCCACTGCGACGAGGAAACCGCCCAGGGCGTTCTCAACCTGATCCAGCACCTGGACCCGCCGGGTGTCGCGGCCCGCGACATCAGGGAATCGCTTCTTCTGCAGCTGGAATACGAGGATTACGAGGAGGACGACCTGCCCTGCGTCATTGTCCGGGACCACCTCAACCTGCTCCAGACCAGGAATTATTCCGTCCTGGCCAGAAAGGTGGGCCAGCCGGTGCGCAAGGTCGAGGCCGCCGTCAAGGTCATCACCCGCCTGACCCCCTACCCGGGCAATGAATTCGCTAATGACCAGACCAACTACGTGGTCCCGGACGTCTATGTCTACAAGATCGACGACGAATTTGTCATCCAGCTCAACGACGAGGGACTGCCCCACCTGCAGCTCTCGGCCGAATACCAGAAACTGCTGGCCGAGAAAAAAGCGCTCAATGCCGAGTCTCGCGGCTACCTGCGCGAAAAGAAACGAAATGCCGAATGGTTCATCAAGTCCATCCAGCAGCGCCAGCGGACCATCTACAAGGTCATGGAGAGCCTGCTGCGTTTCCAGCGGGACTTTTTCGAAAAAGGACCGGGCCATCTCAAGCCGCTTATCCTTCGGGATGTGGCCGAGGATATCGGCATGCACGAATCCACGGTCAGCCGGGTGACGTCCAACAAGTACGCCCATACCCCCCAGGGCATCTATGAACTGAAGTATTTCTTTTCCACGGCCGTGTCCACCACCAACGGCGACACCGTGGCCGCCGAGTCGATCAAGAACCGGATCCGGCAGCTCATCCAGAACGAGGATCCGGCCAAACCGCTCAGCGACAACAAGATTTCCCAGCTCCTGGCCGAGGAGGGAATCAAAGTTGCCCGCCGAACCGTGGCCAAATACCGTGATCAGCTCAAAATCCTGCCGGTCAAGCACCGGCGCAAGGCGCGTACCGGCTGA